From the genome of Azospira restricta, one region includes:
- a CDS encoding alpha/beta hydrolase family protein — MADYRRPGPFAVAVDDGDWHDAGRGRTLRWRCYRPQGADPVPVVARAPLVARAPLVIHSHGLGGSRASGADWLAHWASWGIAALVLQHPGSDADARTSASPLALRRLLRAADAGQLAARQHDLLFALDRLAAAPPPAIGVSGHSFGAVGALRVLGERRGRDDLPADPRLAAAVLFSPSARGGALPLAERFAGVVRPCLHLTGSLDSGIGRGDIAAADRCLPFMHMPPPHQHLLVLDGATHAEFAGDAGAAASPRRLLLRAATAAFWRRHLLADAAAGDWLTDGLPALLAAGDRLLHK; from the coding sequence ATGGCTGACTACCGGCGGCCGGGACCGTTCGCGGTCGCGGTCGACGACGGCGACTGGCATGACGCCGGCCGCGGCCGCACGCTGCGCTGGCGGTGCTACCGGCCGCAGGGTGCCGACCCCGTCCCCGTCGTAGCGCGAGCTCCGCTCGTAGCGCGAGCTCCGCTCGTCATCCATTCGCACGGCCTCGGCGGCTCGCGCGCCAGCGGCGCCGACTGGCTGGCGCACTGGGCGTCGTGGGGGATCGCCGCGCTCGTGCTACAGCACCCGGGCAGCGATGCCGACGCGCGCACGTCCGCGTCGCCGCTGGCGCTGCGCCGGCTGCTGCGTGCCGCCGATGCGGGCCAGCTCGCCGCCCGCCAGCACGACCTGCTGTTCGCGCTCGACCGGCTGGCCGCGGCGCCGCCGCCGGCGATCGGCGTCTCCGGCCATTCCTTCGGTGCGGTCGGTGCGCTGCGCGTGCTCGGCGAACGGCGCGGCCGCGACGACCTGCCGGCCGACCCGCGACTGGCCGCCGCCGTCCTCTTCAGCCCGTCGGCGCGCGGTGGCGCGCTGCCGCTGGCCGAGCGCTTCGCCGGCGTTGTGCGGCCCTGCCTGCACCTGACCGGCAGCCTCGATTCCGGCATCGGCCGCGGCGACATCGCTGCCGCCGACCGCTGCCTGCCGTTCATGCACATGCCGCCGCCGCATCAGCACCTGCTCGTGCTCGACGGCGCGACGCATGCGGAGTTCGCCGGCGACGCCGGCGCTGCCGCGTCGCCGCGCCGTCTTCTGCTGCGGGCGGCGACGGCCGCCTTCTGGCGCCGCCACCTGCTTGCCGACGCCGCCGCCGGGGACTGGCTGACGGACGGCCTGCCGGCGCTGCTCGCCGCCGGCGACCGGCTGCTGCACAAGTAG
- a CDS encoding YajD family HNH nuclease, whose product MSDEAKRRTDQAIAADRRAREARAAGYRAQALQLLPWLCARCGREFTKERLHELTVHHKDHDHTHNPPDGSNWELLCLYCHDNEHARELDAEAARRAVVGDEPAPAPASARPFAGLKDLLDGKAR is encoded by the coding sequence ATGAGCGACGAAGCGAAGCGCCGCACCGACCAGGCGATCGCCGCCGACCGCCGCGCGCGCGAGGCGCGCGCCGCCGGCTACCGGGCGCAGGCGCTGCAGCTGCTGCCGTGGCTCTGCGCGCGCTGCGGCCGCGAATTCACGAAGGAGCGGCTGCACGAGCTGACCGTGCACCACAAGGACCACGACCACACGCACAACCCGCCCGACGGCAGCAACTGGGAACTGCTCTGCCTCTATTGCCACGACAACGAGCATGCGCGCGAGCTCGACGCCGAGGCGGCGCGCCGCGCCGTGGTCGGCGACGAACCGGCGCCGGCGCCCGCCAGCGCGCGGCCGTTTGCCGGACTGAAGGACCTGCTCGACGGCAAGGCGCGCTGA
- a CDS encoding alkaline phosphatase family protein: MIRPDYAGGSIANLMRTLADACGAGGLPQPPLAPRYRLETKTLARARNLVLFVVDGLGARLLADYGSGALRAHAGATLTSVFPSTTAAAIPTFMTGLPPAQHALTGWHMWLDELQAVTAILPLTPRTGKPFAETPAQLTAKLFDHRPLYAAMHRPAWVISPREIAFSPFNAFHSHGADTLAYADLDGLMQTLAGLVRVPGRKFVYAYWPLLDSVAHRFGTDSKEARATLAAFCTAFDALQAELAGSDTTLLVTADHGFIDSPERRIVQLDEHPELAALLARPLCGEQRVAWCYLKPGAGDDFRHYVASRLAESADAVPCAQLLADGWFGPGPAHPRLASRIGDYALVMRDNWTIKDWLPGERRHTLIGVHGGVSADEMEVPLVALHC; the protein is encoded by the coding sequence ATGATCCGTCCGGACTACGCCGGCGGCAGCATCGCCAACCTGATGCGCACGCTGGCCGACGCCTGCGGCGCCGGCGGCCTGCCGCAGCCGCCGCTGGCGCCGCGCTACCGGCTGGAGACGAAGACGCTGGCACGCGCGCGCAACCTCGTCCTCTTCGTCGTCGACGGCCTCGGCGCCCGCCTGCTCGCCGACTACGGCAGCGGCGCGCTGCGCGCGCACGCCGGGGCGACGCTGACCTCGGTCTTCCCGTCGACCACCGCCGCCGCGATCCCGACCTTCATGACCGGGCTGCCGCCGGCGCAGCACGCGCTGACCGGCTGGCACATGTGGCTCGACGAGCTGCAGGCGGTGACCGCGATCCTGCCGCTGACGCCGCGCACCGGCAAGCCGTTCGCCGAGACGCCGGCGCAGCTGACGGCGAAGCTCTTCGACCACCGCCCGCTGTACGCCGCGATGCACCGCCCGGCCTGGGTGATCTCGCCGCGCGAGATCGCCTTCAGCCCGTTCAACGCCTTCCATTCGCACGGCGCCGACACGCTCGCCTACGCCGACCTCGACGGGCTGATGCAGACGCTCGCCGGCCTCGTCCGCGTGCCCGGCAGGAAATTCGTCTACGCTTACTGGCCGCTGCTCGACAGCGTCGCCCACCGCTTCGGCACCGACAGCAAGGAAGCGCGCGCGACGCTGGCGGCCTTCTGCACCGCGTTCGACGCGCTGCAGGCGGAGCTCGCCGGCAGCGACACGACGCTGCTCGTCACTGCCGACCACGGCTTCATCGACTCGCCGGAGCGGCGCATCGTCCAGCTCGACGAGCACCCCGAGCTCGCTGCGCTGCTGGCACGGCCGCTGTGCGGCGAGCAGCGCGTCGCCTGGTGCTACCTGAAGCCCGGAGCCGGCGACGACTTCCGGCACTACGTCGCCAGCCGGCTGGCCGAGTCCGCCGACGCCGTGCCCTGCGCGCAATTGCTCGCCGACGGCTGGTTCGGTCCGGGCCCGGCGCACCCGCGGCTGGCCTCGCGCATCGGCGACTACGCGCTCGTGATGCGCGACAACTGGACGATCAAGGACTGGCTGCCCGGCGAGCGCCGGCACACGCTGATCGGCGTGCACGGCGGCGTCTCCGCCGACGAGATGGAAGTGCCGCTGGTCGCGCTGCACTGCTGA
- a CDS encoding YbhB/YbcL family Raf kinase inhibitor-like protein, with the protein MSLQLTSAAFAHLGEIPARHTCEGANVSPPLAWSGVPPGTRSLVLVVDDPDAPDPAAPKMTWVHWLLFNLPPDAGGLPEAVAALPPGTGEGVNDWQRTGYGGPCPPIGRHRYFHKLYALDTVLDLRRPDKPALEAALRGHVLAEAQLVGTYQKRRA; encoded by the coding sequence ATGAGCCTGCAGCTGACCTCCGCCGCCTTCGCCCACCTCGGCGAAATCCCCGCCCGCCACACCTGCGAGGGCGCCAACGTTTCGCCGCCGCTGGCCTGGAGCGGCGTGCCACCGGGCACCAGGAGCCTGGTGCTGGTCGTCGACGACCCGGACGCACCCGATCCGGCGGCGCCGAAGATGACCTGGGTGCACTGGCTGCTGTTCAACCTGCCGCCCGACGCCGGCGGCCTGCCGGAAGCCGTCGCCGCGCTGCCGCCGGGCACCGGCGAGGGCGTGAACGACTGGCAGCGCACCGGCTACGGCGGCCCCTGCCCACCGATCGGCCGCCACCGCTACTTCCACAAGCTGTACGCGCTCGATACCGTGCTCGACCTGCGGCGGCCGGACAAGCCGGCGCTGGAGGCGGCGCTGCGCGGGCACGTGCTGGCCGAAGCGCAGCTCGTCGGCACCTACCAGAAGCGGCGCGCATGA
- a CDS encoding PHA/PHB synthase family protein, with protein sequence MSQAEQDKTLPNPADVAKTYAEVAQRASRLLTQFMEKQAKEGVSAPSDELGVAKAYMDLSSRLLANPYKLAQTQMNMMWDYFSLWQGSMLKMMGMPITPVAAPEKGDKRFKDEDWEQHFLFDYIKQSYLIAARHLHDTVCCVEGLDEHTQQKINFFTRQYIDALSPSNFALTNPEVFRETVKSHGQNLVKGLNNLLQDVEQGDGQLRIRMTDTSAFEMGKNVATTPGKVIFQNDLIQLIQYDPATKDQYKKPLLIVPPWINKYYILDLRDKNSLVKWATDQGHTTFIMSWVNPDEKLAHKSFEDYVLEGSLAAINAVEQATGEKEVNMAAYCLGGTLLMTTLAYMAAKKDKRVASATFFTTMIDFSEPGELGVFLDEDAVTGLEKKMAERGFLEGSEMAGTFNMLRANDLIWSFVVNNYLMGKDPFPFDLLYWNSDSTRMPYAMHSFYLRNMYLANKLREPGGIEIAGVPIDISKVKTPCYFISTVEDHIAPWKSTYKGALLPSGPVKFVLGGSGHIAGIVNPPAANKYGFWTNDELPAEADDFLRGATQHPGSWWTDWQQWLLSQANGDKKVPARQPGSGGLAALEDAPGSFVKFRLDAQKNSH encoded by the coding sequence ATGTCGCAAGCAGAACAGGATAAGACCCTGCCCAATCCGGCCGACGTGGCCAAGACCTATGCCGAGGTCGCCCAGCGCGCATCGCGCCTGCTCACCCAGTTCATGGAAAAGCAGGCGAAGGAAGGCGTCTCCGCGCCGAGCGACGAGCTCGGCGTCGCCAAGGCCTACATGGACCTGTCGTCGCGCCTGCTGGCCAACCCCTACAAGCTGGCACAGACGCAGATGAACATGATGTGGGACTACTTCTCGCTGTGGCAGGGGTCGATGCTGAAGATGATGGGCATGCCGATCACCCCGGTCGCGGCGCCGGAGAAGGGCGACAAGCGCTTCAAGGACGAGGACTGGGAGCAGCACTTCCTGTTCGACTACATCAAGCAGTCCTACCTGATCGCCGCCCGCCACCTGCACGACACCGTCTGCTGCGTCGAGGGCCTCGACGAGCACACGCAGCAGAAGATCAACTTCTTCACGCGCCAGTACATCGACGCGCTGTCGCCGTCGAACTTCGCGCTGACCAACCCGGAAGTCTTCCGCGAGACGGTCAAGTCGCACGGCCAGAACCTGGTCAAGGGCCTCAACAACCTGCTGCAGGACGTCGAGCAGGGCGACGGCCAGCTGCGCATCCGGATGACCGACACCTCGGCCTTCGAGATGGGCAAGAACGTCGCCACGACGCCGGGCAAGGTGATCTTCCAGAACGACCTGATCCAGCTGATCCAGTACGACCCGGCGACCAAGGACCAGTACAAGAAGCCGCTGCTGATCGTGCCGCCGTGGATCAACAAGTACTACATCCTCGACCTGCGCGACAAGAACTCGCTGGTCAAGTGGGCGACCGACCAGGGCCACACCACCTTCATCATGAGCTGGGTGAACCCGGACGAGAAGCTCGCCCACAAGAGCTTCGAGGACTACGTGCTGGAAGGCTCGCTGGCGGCGATCAACGCCGTCGAGCAGGCGACCGGCGAGAAGGAGGTCAACATGGCAGCGTACTGCCTCGGCGGCACGCTGCTGATGACGACGCTGGCCTACATGGCGGCGAAGAAGGACAAGCGCGTCGCCTCGGCGACCTTCTTCACGACGATGATCGACTTCTCCGAACCGGGCGAGCTGGGCGTCTTCCTCGACGAGGACGCGGTCACCGGGCTCGAGAAGAAGATGGCCGAGCGCGGCTTCCTCGAGGGCTCGGAGATGGCCGGCACCTTCAACATGCTGCGCGCCAACGACCTGATCTGGTCCTTCGTCGTGAACAACTACCTGATGGGCAAGGATCCGTTCCCGTTCGACCTGCTCTACTGGAACAGCGACTCGACGCGCATGCCGTACGCGATGCACAGCTTCTACCTGCGCAACATGTACCTCGCCAACAAGCTGCGCGAGCCGGGCGGCATCGAGATCGCCGGCGTGCCGATCGACATCTCGAAGGTGAAGACGCCGTGCTACTTCATCTCGACCGTCGAGGACCACATCGCGCCGTGGAAGAGCACCTACAAGGGCGCGCTGCTGCCCTCGGGCCCGGTCAAGTTCGTGCTCGGCGGCTCCGGCCACATCGCCGGCATCGTCAACCCGCCGGCGGCGAACAAGTACGGCTTCTGGACCAACGACGAGCTGCCGGCGGAAGCCGACGACTTCCTCCGGGGTGCGACGCAGCACCCCGGCTCGTGGTGGACCGACTGGCAGCAGTGGCTGCTCTCGCAGGCGAACGGCGACAAGAAGGTGCCGGCACGCCAGCCGGGCAGCGGCGGCCTCGCCGCACTCGAGGACGCGCCGGGTTCCTTCGTCAAGTTCCGTCTCGACGCACAGAAGAACTCGCACTGA
- a CDS encoding MBL fold metallo-hydrolase → MLPDFPYRTPPTPGETLEVAPGIHWLRMPLPFALDHINLWLLADEHDGQPSWTIVDTGYGLDNVRALWEQILGRLTAPVTRIVVTHFHPDHLGLAHWLQQQSGAPVWMTAGEYLTAHAVFHESAGHGTQPMLAQFRAHGLDHERLTALERRANSYARGVPDLPHTYFRMFDGDRVPIGGRSWQVRVGYGHSPEHASLYCAEAGVLLSGDMLLPKISTNISVFAVTPGADSLAHYLDSLDRYRELPEETLVLPSHGLPFVGIHNRVAAQHAHHEERLRVLEDACTEPRSAADLLATLFPRELDTHQVMFAMGEAIAHLNRLEYAGRLVRSDGHDGVIRYRRKN, encoded by the coding sequence ATGTTGCCCGATTTCCCGTACCGCACGCCGCCGACACCCGGCGAAACCCTGGAAGTGGCCCCCGGCATCCACTGGCTGCGCATGCCGCTGCCGTTCGCGCTCGACCACATCAACCTGTGGCTGCTCGCGGACGAGCACGACGGCCAGCCGTCCTGGACCATCGTCGACACCGGCTACGGGCTGGACAACGTGCGCGCGCTGTGGGAGCAGATCCTCGGCCGGCTGACGGCGCCGGTGACGCGCATCGTCGTCACCCACTTCCACCCCGATCACCTCGGCCTCGCGCACTGGCTGCAGCAGCAGAGCGGGGCGCCGGTGTGGATGACCGCCGGCGAATACCTGACGGCGCACGCCGTCTTCCACGAATCGGCCGGCCACGGCACGCAGCCGATGCTCGCCCAGTTCCGCGCCCACGGCCTCGACCACGAACGCCTGACGGCGCTGGAGCGGCGCGCCAACAGCTACGCGCGCGGCGTGCCCGACCTGCCGCACACCTACTTCCGCATGTTCGACGGCGACCGCGTTCCGATCGGCGGCAGATCGTGGCAAGTTCGTGTCGGATACGGACATTCTCCGGAGCATGCGTCGCTTTACTGTGCCGAGGCGGGCGTGTTACTTTCCGGCGACATGCTGTTGCCGAAAATTTCGACCAACATCAGCGTCTTTGCGGTGACCCCCGGCGCCGATTCGCTCGCGCATTACCTCGACTCGCTGGATCGCTACCGCGAGTTGCCGGAAGAGACGCTCGTGCTCCCCTCGCACGGCCTGCCCTTCGTCGGCATACACAACAGAGTGGCGGCGCAGCATGCACACCATGAGGAGCGGCTGCGGGTTCTGGAGGATGCCTGTACCGAACCGCGCAGCGCGGCTGATTTGCTGGCGACGTTGTTCCCGCGCGAACTCGACACCCACCAGGTGATGTTCGCGATGGGAGAAGCGATCGCCCATCTCAACCGACTTGAATACGCCGGCCGGCTCGTCCGCAGTGACGGGCACGACGGCGTGATCCGCTATCGGCGGAAGAACTAA
- a CDS encoding MerR family transcriptional regulator, producing MKHEGSADDRQAQTFHISDLAREFGITPRTIRFWEDQGLLFPHREGQTRVFSRRDRTRLKLALRGKRLGLSLAEIKEMIEMYDTARDESSQLLKFLDVLAERRAAFERQREDIEAVLDEIAGFEAQCRELLAQEAAAGDAARLSDAG from the coding sequence TTGAAACACGAAGGTTCCGCCGACGACCGCCAGGCACAAACCTTTCACATTTCGGATCTGGCGCGCGAGTTCGGCATCACGCCGCGCACGATCCGCTTCTGGGAGGACCAGGGCCTGCTGTTCCCGCACCGGGAGGGACAGACGCGCGTCTTCTCGCGCCGCGACCGCACGCGCCTGAAGCTGGCGCTGCGCGGCAAGCGGCTCGGCCTCAGCCTGGCCGAGATCAAGGAAATGATCGAGATGTACGACACGGCGCGCGACGAGAGTTCGCAGCTGCTGAAATTCCTCGACGTGCTCGCCGAGCGCCGCGCCGCCTTCGAGCGCCAGCGCGAGGACATCGAGGCGGTGCTCGACGAGATCGCCGGCTTCGAGGCGCAGTGCCGCGAGTTGCTGGCGCAGGAGGCGGCCGCCGGCGACGCCGCGCGCCTTTCCGACGCCGGTTAG
- a CDS encoding PaaI family thioesterase, with protein MHKPLDPDFAARVRASFHNQPAMALIGAAMPVIEPGYTEIHLPYRAEITQQHGYIHGGVVGMIADSAAGYAANTLTSADTGVLTVEYKLNLLAPAEGQLLIAEGSVVRYGRTLIVTQAEVFAVKDGKKTLCALMQQTIMALHGKKEKSEVK; from the coding sequence ATGCACAAGCCGCTCGACCCCGACTTCGCCGCCCGCGTCCGCGCCAGTTTCCACAACCAGCCGGCGATGGCGCTGATCGGCGCGGCGATGCCGGTGATCGAACCGGGCTACACCGAGATTCACCTGCCCTACCGGGCGGAGATCACGCAGCAGCACGGCTACATCCACGGCGGCGTGGTCGGCATGATCGCCGACTCGGCCGCCGGCTATGCCGCGAACACGCTGACCTCGGCCGACACCGGCGTGCTCACCGTCGAATACAAGCTGAACCTGCTGGCGCCGGCCGAGGGGCAGCTGCTGATCGCCGAGGGATCGGTGGTCCGCTACGGGCGGACGCTGATCGTCACCCAGGCCGAGGTGTTCGCCGTCAAGGACGGGAAGAAGACCTTGTGTGCGCTGATGCAGCAGACCATCATGGCGCTGCACGGCAAGAAAGAGAAATCCGAAGTCAAATAA
- a CDS encoding isovaleryl-CoA dehydrogenase, which yields MEIPSLDFALGEDINMLRDTVRRFAAEEIAPRADAVDRDNLFPADLWKKFGDLGLLGMTAPEEYGGSNMGYLAHIIAMEEISRASASVGLSYGAHSNLCVNQIRRNGNDAQRAKYLPKLISGEHVGALAMSEPNAGSDVVSMKLKAEKKGDRYVLNGSKMWITNGGDADTLVVYAKTDVNAGARGMTAFIVEKGCKGFTHGSHLDKLGMRGSNTYPLFFDDCEVPEENVLGGVGNGTKVLMSGLDYERAVLSGGPLGIMAACMDVVVPYLHDRKQFGQSIGEFQLMQGKVADMYSTWQATRAYVYAVGRACDHADHARTLRKDAAGAILYSAEKATWMAGEAIQALGGVGYTNEYPTGRLWRDAKLYEIGAGTSEIRRMLIGRELFAETC from the coding sequence ATGGAAATCCCTAGCCTCGATTTTGCCCTGGGCGAAGACATCAACATGCTGCGCGACACGGTGCGCCGCTTCGCCGCCGAGGAGATCGCGCCGCGCGCCGACGCCGTCGACCGCGACAACCTGTTCCCGGCCGACCTGTGGAAGAAGTTCGGCGACCTCGGCCTGCTCGGCATGACCGCGCCTGAGGAATACGGCGGCAGCAACATGGGCTACCTCGCGCACATCATCGCCATGGAGGAGATCTCGCGCGCCTCGGCCTCGGTCGGCCTCTCTTACGGCGCGCACTCGAACCTGTGCGTCAACCAGATCCGCCGCAACGGCAACGACGCGCAGCGCGCCAAGTACCTGCCGAAGCTGATCTCCGGCGAGCACGTCGGCGCGCTGGCGATGTCCGAGCCGAACGCCGGTTCCGACGTCGTCTCGATGAAGCTGAAGGCCGAGAAGAAGGGCGACCGCTACGTGCTGAACGGTTCCAAGATGTGGATCACCAACGGCGGCGACGCCGACACGCTGGTGGTCTATGCCAAGACCGACGTGAACGCCGGGGCCAGGGGCATGACCGCCTTCATCGTCGAGAAGGGCTGCAAGGGCTTCACGCACGGCTCGCACCTCGACAAGCTCGGCATGCGCGGCTCGAACACCTACCCGCTGTTCTTCGACGATTGCGAGGTGCCGGAAGAGAATGTGCTCGGCGGCGTCGGCAACGGAACGAAGGTGCTGATGAGCGGTCTCGACTACGAGCGCGCCGTGCTCTCCGGCGGTCCGCTCGGCATCATGGCCGCGTGCATGGACGTCGTCGTTCCCTACCTGCACGACCGCAAGCAGTTCGGCCAGAGCATCGGCGAGTTCCAGCTGATGCAGGGCAAGGTCGCCGACATGTACTCGACCTGGCAGGCGACGCGTGCCTACGTCTACGCGGTCGGCCGCGCCTGCGACCACGCCGACCACGCGCGCACGCTCAGGAAGGATGCCGCCGGCGCCATCCTGTATTCCGCCGAGAAGGCGACCTGGATGGCCGGCGAGGCGATCCAGGCGCTCGGCGGCGTCGGCTACACCAACGAGTACCCGACCGGCCGCCTGTGGCGCGACGCCAAGCTGTACGAGATCGGTGCCGGCACCAGCGAAATCCGCCGCATGCTGATCGGCCGCGAACTGTTCGCCGAGACCTGCTGA
- the can gene encoding carbonate dehydratase: MTLALRSIADANDPALAAVRQFFRNYAGWLGVDLCFQGFAEEMAALPGCYAPPRGRLWCAELDGKPVGCVGIRPFSEGVCEMKRLYVEPEARGHGAGHALALAAIRAAKELGYKRILLDTLPAMRIAVKLYRELGFKEAPAYYNTPIEGTIFLSLDLENWSEDEVRNENLSHLFDFNRAWAKQMQEVDPGYFDKLAKLQTPAFLWIGCSDSRVPANQIVGLLPGEVFVHRNVANQVVHTDLNCLSVIQFAVEALKVQHIMVVGHYGCGGVKAALDQARVGLVDIWLRHVRDVHAKHAATVDALPEAERHDRLCELNVLEQAANVCSTFVVQDAWAQGQKLTVHAWIYGLQDGLMRDLGFTISRPEQIRPRYEQALQALPH, encoded by the coding sequence ATGACCCTCGCCCTCCGCAGCATCGCCGATGCGAACGACCCCGCCCTCGCGGCGGTGCGCCAGTTCTTCCGCAACTACGCCGGCTGGCTCGGCGTCGACCTCTGCTTCCAGGGCTTCGCCGAGGAGATGGCGGCACTGCCCGGCTGCTACGCGCCGCCGCGCGGCCGCCTGTGGTGCGCCGAGCTCGATGGCAAGCCGGTCGGCTGCGTCGGCATCCGGCCGTTCTCGGAAGGCGTCTGCGAGATGAAACGGCTCTACGTCGAGCCCGAGGCGCGCGGTCACGGCGCCGGCCATGCGCTGGCGCTGGCGGCGATCCGCGCGGCGAAGGAACTCGGCTACAAGCGCATCCTGCTCGACACGCTGCCGGCGATGCGCATCGCCGTGAAGCTCTATCGCGAGCTCGGCTTCAAGGAGGCGCCGGCCTACTACAACACGCCAATCGAGGGCACGATCTTCCTCTCGCTCGACCTCGAGAACTGGTCCGAGGACGAGGTCAGGAACGAAAACCTCTCCCACCTGTTCGATTTCAACCGTGCCTGGGCGAAGCAGATGCAGGAGGTGGACCCGGGCTACTTCGACAAGCTCGCCAAGCTGCAGACGCCGGCCTTCCTGTGGATCGGCTGCTCCGACTCGCGCGTGCCGGCGAACCAGATCGTCGGCCTGTTGCCGGGCGAGGTCTTCGTCCATCGCAACGTCGCCAACCAGGTGGTGCACACCGACCTAAACTGCCTGTCGGTGATCCAGTTCGCCGTCGAAGCGCTGAAGGTGCAGCACATCATGGTCGTCGGCCACTACGGCTGCGGCGGCGTCAAGGCGGCGCTCGACCAGGCGCGCGTCGGCCTGGTCGACATCTGGCTGCGCCACGTCCGCGACGTGCACGCCAAGCACGCCGCCACCGTCGACGCGCTGCCCGAGGCCGAGCGCCACGACCGCCTGTGCGAGCTCAACGTGCTCGAGCAGGCGGCCAACGTGTGCTCGACCTTCGTCGTCCAGGACGCCTGGGCGCAGGGTCAGAAGCTGACCGTGCATGCCTGGATCTACGGCCTGCAGGACGGCCTGATGCGCGACCTCGGCTTCACCATCAGCCGCCCGGAGCAGATCCGCCCCCGCTACGAACAGGCGCTGCAAGCGCTGCCCCACTGA
- a CDS encoding acetyl-CoA C-acetyltransferase: protein MSDSIVIVSVARTPMGGFQGDFNALTAPQLGAVAIKAAVERAGITADTVEEVVFGNVLQAGVGQAPARQAALGAGLPLSVGCTTVHKVCGSALKAVMLVHDSLLAGAFEVGVAGGMESMSNAPYLLPKARGGMRLGHGQVLDHMFFDGLEDAYQKGRLMGTFAEECAESYGFTREAQDAFAIESTKRAQNAITGGKFAWEIAPVTIAGKKGEVVVDKDEQPLKAQIDKIAGLKPAFKKDGTVTAANSSSISDGAAAVVLMKESKAKALGLKPLARIVGHTTFAQQPNLFTTAPVGAMQKLFAKTGWSADSVDLYEINEAFAVVTMAAMHDLKLPADKVNVNGGACALGHPIGASGARILVTLIGALKAQGKQRGVASLCIGGGEAVAVGVEML from the coding sequence ATGTCCGACTCGATCGTTATCGTTTCCGTTGCCCGCACGCCGATGGGCGGCTTCCAGGGCGACTTCAACGCGCTGACCGCGCCGCAGCTCGGCGCCGTCGCCATCAAGGCCGCCGTCGAGCGCGCCGGCATCACCGCCGACACGGTCGAGGAAGTGGTCTTCGGCAACGTGCTGCAGGCCGGCGTCGGCCAGGCGCCGGCGCGCCAGGCGGCGCTCGGTGCCGGGCTGCCGCTGTCGGTCGGCTGCACCACCGTGCACAAGGTCTGCGGCTCGGCGCTGAAGGCTGTCATGCTGGTGCACGACAGCCTCCTCGCCGGCGCCTTCGAGGTCGGCGTCGCCGGCGGCATGGAGTCGATGAGCAACGCGCCCTACCTGCTGCCGAAGGCGCGCGGCGGCATGCGCCTCGGCCACGGCCAGGTGCTCGACCACATGTTCTTCGACGGGCTGGAAGACGCCTACCAGAAGGGCCGCCTGATGGGCACCTTCGCCGAGGAGTGCGCCGAGTCCTACGGCTTCACGCGCGAGGCGCAGGACGCCTTCGCCATCGAGTCGACGAAGCGCGCGCAGAACGCGATCACCGGCGGCAAGTTCGCCTGGGAAATCGCGCCGGTGACGATCGCCGGCAAGAAGGGCGAGGTCGTCGTCGACAAAGACGAGCAGCCGCTGAAGGCGCAGATCGACAAGATTGCCGGCCTGAAGCCGGCGTTCAAGAAGGACGGCACGGTCACCGCCGCCAACTCGTCGTCGATCTCCGACGGCGCCGCCGCGGTCGTGCTGATGAAGGAATCGAAGGCCAAGGCGCTCGGCCTGAAGCCGCTCGCCCGCATCGTCGGCCACACCACCTTCGCGCAGCAGCCGAACCTGTTCACCACCGCCCCGGTCGGCGCGATGCAGAAGCTGTTCGCGAAGACCGGCTGGAGCGCCGACTCGGTCGACCTGTACGAGATCAACGAAGCCTTCGCCGTGGTGACGATGGCGGCGATGCACGACCTCAAGCTGCCGGCCGACAAGGTCAACGTGAACGGCGGCGCCTGCGCCCTCGGCCATCCGATCGGCGCCTCCGGCGCGCGCATCCTGGTGACGCTGATCGGCGCGCTGAAGGCGCAGGGCAAGCAGCGCGGCGTCGCCTCGCTGTGCATCGGCGGCGGCGAGGCCGTCGCCGTCGGCGTCGAGATGCTGTAA